From the Parcubacteria group bacterium genome, the window CACATCTTCACCCTTTTTTCCACGCAATGTCTTCATGGATTGCTCGCCCATCACCCACCGCACCGCATCGGACACATTGGATTTACCGGAGCCATTGGGTCCGACGATCGCTGTGATACCACAGGTATGCATGGCACCATCCTTATGCGTACCTTTACACCGTGGCGAAAAATCAAATGTCGTTTCCGTAGCAAATGATTTAAATCCTTTAATTTCGAGTCTTTTGAGAAACATATGGCAAATGGATGAGTAACCAGTAATTTAATACGATAAAATTGTTCTATATCATACTATCATAATATATAACATTGTGTTAGGGCAAGTTTTCATATTACTCTGCAAATCTAAAAACCCCTTATCGCTCCCGCAAAGATTGCCTTCAAAAAATCGGAGAATGAAAATTTTGCATCAATCCTTATTACATGTAGCATGGTCCTGGATTCCCGTTTTCACGGGAATGACAAAACGATCATGCACAGGAAAAACAAGAGAATAATTGTATATATTTCATAAGTATTTTTATTAAAATGAGATTTTTAGACTCATGACATTACGGATTGCATATTACTGATAATTGAAACCTGTGGTAGAATGCGAGTATATTCGTTACTATTTTTTACTGCAATGGACATTGTCAAGCGCCCACAATCTGCAAAATCATTTCCACCCCGTCGCGCCACAATATCACAACATGCTGTACAGCGTCCGCAAACGCACAGTACGCCCTCTCAGCACAGAAACGCCCCTGCACGTACAGAATCTTCCGCACCGCCACAACACTCCTCCGTCGAAACATTTGACGCATACATCCGCCGTACAAAGATCGTGGAGAAACCTCGAAGAAACTTTGCTTTTGGCAAATGGCTTCTTTGGATCGCATGTGTCATTTTTCTCCTAAGTATTGGATGGGCGACATACGCATTTCTGCACAAAACCAATGAGACCCTTGCACGAATATCCGACGACAAAGAGCGACCGTCGGTCATGCAGGCGATCGCCAATATCGCCAATCCGCACTCATACAGATCATTAAACGGATTTGACGATGGACGGATCAACATTCTTTTGCTTGGTAGAGCCAATACACAAAAATCAGGCAAAGACCTCACAGATACAATTATCGTCGCAAGCATCAATACAAAAAGCTATACGATCGGACTTCTTTCCATCCCCCGCGATCTCCTCATACACACGGACACTGGCTATGTCAAAATCAACTCCCTCTATCAAACCGGCTTGCGTACTGACGTTGGTGCAAAATATATCATTGATACGATTGAAGACATCACCGCACAAAAGATCCATTATTATGTCGTTATGGATTTTGAAGGGTTTACAAAGATCATTGATATATTGGACGGCATCAATATTGATGTGCCCCATCACATCAAAGACGAGCGTTATCCCGGACCGGGATATAGCTATGAGACATTTGAAGTGTACCCGGGATTGCAGAAATTTGACGGAGAAACCGCTCTCAAATACGCACGCACGCGCCATGACACTGAGGGTGATTTTGGACGTGCCAAAAGACAGCAGCAGATCATGCAAGCCGCCAAAAACAAAGCGTTCTCCCTCGGCACGATCGTGAATCCAAAGAAAATTGCCGAGATCTTTGACGCACTTGGCGACCATCTCCACACCAACATTTCTCCCAACGAGATCGAACCCTTCATTGCACTTATCAAAAAACTCGACACACAAAACATCACAACAGTTGTCGTCGACGCATGGCAACCTGGTAGCCTCCTTATAAGCACGCGACAATTTGGTTCCAGCGGTAGCATTTCCGGACTTACGCCGCGTACAGGAAACTACAAAGAGATCCGCGAACGTGCAGATCTCATCTTTGACCTCCAAAAGATCGCGCAGCGTGAAAAAGATATTGCCAACGAAGAGCCCACAATCACTCTCATCAATACTAC encodes:
- a CDS encoding LCP family protein — translated: MDIVKRPQSAKSFPPRRATISQHAVQRPQTHSTPSQHRNAPARTESSAPPQHSSVETFDAYIRRTKIVEKPRRNFAFGKWLLWIACVIFLLSIGWATYAFLHKTNETLARISDDKERPSVMQAIANIANPHSYRSLNGFDDGRINILLLGRANTQKSGKDLTDTIIVASINTKSYTIGLLSIPRDLLIHTDTGYVKINSLYQTGLRTDVGAKYIIDTIEDITAQKIHYYVVMDFEGFTKIIDILDGINIDVPHHIKDERYPGPGYSYETFEVYPGLQKFDGETALKYARTRHDTEGDFGRAKRQQQIMQAAKNKAFSLGTIVNPKKIAEIFDALGDHLHTNISPNEIEPFIALIKKLDTQNITTVVVDAWQPGSLLISTRQFGSSGSISGLTPRTGNYKEIRERADLIFDLQKIAQREKDIANEEPTITLINTTADTNLTERVSTLLQKIGFQKIAVFSDPKIKKIVPQETTIVIDRTSGAKPFSLDELIKKVPATKGDATLDKKITTDFAIILGNDILDTYAYTEISREDLEQENTLNNSDQ